In Acyrthosiphon pisum isolate AL4f unplaced genomic scaffold, pea_aphid_22Mar2018_4r6ur Scaffold_10627;HRSCAF=11234, whole genome shotgun sequence, the genomic stretch ATGACAAGAATGCAGTTCAGTTAGAATTGACTTACGGAATTTGGTTGGTATGATTACTCTATAGCCCCAAAATAAACAATCTTGTTCAGCAGTAATTTCTATTTTGCGTGTATTATACGAGTTTAATTCGGAATTTATTGAAAAGTCATTACTCCATGAACCTGTTTTTGTAGCGTGTAATACTCTAGAGGTAATTGGATCTCTTTTCGtttccattttaattttgtgcCAATCTAGCGGAAATGGTGACTGTTCGTGAATAAAATTGATGTGAGCGTCatcatattcattaatattattgttgcattgGTTTGTTTTAATGCGTGATAAAAAGTCAGCAGTATTTCCTTctgatttaatatacttaatttcaaAATCGAATGAAGAAAGAACGTATGCCCAACGTTGTAAGCGATTTGCCGCATAAATTGGTATTccttttttttctccaaatatgTGGATTAACGGTTTGTGATCAGTAACTAATGTAAATTTTCTACCGTATaaataatcgtaaaatttttgaaCACCAAAAATTATGGCTAGACCTTCTTTTTCGATTTGTGG encodes the following:
- the LOC103311625 gene encoding uncharacterized protein K02A2.6-like; the encoded protein is RPIAYASRVLSNSECKFPQIEKEGLAIIFGVQKFYDYLYGRKFTLVTDHKPLIHIFGEKKGIPIYAANRLQRWAYVLSSFDFEIKYIKSEGNTADFLSRIKTNQCNNNINEYDDAHINFIHEQSPFPLDWHKIKMETKRDPITSRVLHATKTGSWSNDFSINSELNSYNTRKIEITAEQDCLFWGYRVIIPTKFRKSILTELHSCHIGMSSMKSIARSYFWWPSIDKEIEDMARNCNECINARPNPPKSVLTPWKWPQRQWTRVHCDFLGPYKNKTFLIIVDATTKWLEVFQ